A stretch of the Candidatus Zixiibacteriota bacterium genome encodes the following:
- a CDS encoding 3-deoxy-D-manno-octulosonic acid transferase (catalyzes the transfer of 2-keto-3-deoxy-D-manno-octulosonic acid to lipid A), whose translation LDRLGEVNDVVARSGLRCQWWTKGILQADDEILIVDTMGKLNALYHRATMAFVGGTLAPIGGHNLLEPALAGVPVSYGPHYFQQQRGHELLQEQRMGTVVTSVAELARAVQALLASDALGAEYGRRAEALRAASAHVLDDYVSRILNLIEDHE comes from the coding sequence ACTTGGATCGCCTCGGCGAAGTCAACGACGTGGTTGCGCGATCGGGGCTGCGCTGTCAGTGGTGGACGAAAGGCATACTGCAAGCTGATGACGAAATCCTGATCGTCGATACGATGGGCAAGCTCAACGCGCTGTATCACCGGGCGACGATGGCGTTTGTCGGCGGCACGCTGGCGCCGATCGGCGGACATAATTTGCTGGAACCGGCGTTAGCGGGAGTGCCGGTGTCTTACGGGCCGCACTACTTCCAACAACAGCGCGGCCACGAGCTGCTGCAGGAGCAGCGCATGGGCACCGTTGTCACTTCGGTTGCGGAATTGGCTAGAGCGGTGCAGGCGTTACTGGCGAGTGACGCGCTGGGCGCAGAATACGGTCGCCGTGCTGAGGCGCTGCGCGCTGCCAGCGCGCACGTGCTGGACGACTATGTGAGCCGAATTCTCAATCTCATCGAAGACCATGAATGA